The proteins below come from a single Mycolicibacterium sp. TY81 genomic window:
- the fdxA gene encoding ferredoxin — protein MTYVIAEPCVDVKDKACIEECPVDCIYEGARMLYIHPDECVDCGACEPVCPVEAIYYEDDVPDQWSGYTQNNADFFAELGSPGGASKVGQTDNDPQAVKDLAPQGE, from the coding sequence GTGACGTACGTCATTGCCGAACCCTGCGTCGACGTCAAAGACAAGGCATGTATCGAAGAATGCCCGGTCGATTGCATCTACGAGGGTGCACGCATGTTGTACATCCACCCCGATGAGTGCGTGGACTGTGGCGCTTGTGAGCCCGTCTGCCCCGTCGAGGCCATCTACTACGAGGACGATGTCCCCGATCAGTGGAGCGGATACACCCAGAACAACGCTGACTTCTTCGCCGAGCTCGGCTCGCCGGGTGGTGCGTCGAAGGTCGGCCAGACCGACAACGACCCGCAGGCGGTCAAGGATCTCGCGCCGCAGGGCGAGTGA
- a CDS encoding response regulator transcription factor, with the protein MHSEALGIAVVDDHDIIHTGVAAQCAQADPPVGVVSSHLTAESFLIAHPVVTPGLSAVVLDLELRSRKPDFAALTEIVDVGHTVIVYTHLENDEVILRCMDLGAVTYLAKSEGQHHLIEAIRAAGSGEPYIGPRMAAAIWADATIGRPRLTERELEVLSAWFQTESKDVVAKSLYLSPATVKTHLQRIRAKYAAVGRPAPTKAKLVARAVQDGLLGIDQL; encoded by the coding sequence ATGCACTCTGAAGCCCTGGGAATCGCTGTGGTCGACGACCATGACATCATTCACACCGGGGTTGCCGCGCAGTGCGCGCAGGCCGATCCGCCTGTTGGGGTCGTCTCCAGCCACCTGACCGCCGAATCCTTCCTGATCGCCCATCCGGTGGTCACGCCCGGCCTGTCGGCGGTTGTTCTCGACCTCGAATTACGCAGCCGGAAACCGGATTTCGCGGCCCTCACCGAGATCGTCGATGTCGGGCACACGGTCATCGTCTACACGCACTTGGAGAACGACGAGGTGATCCTGCGCTGCATGGACCTCGGCGCGGTCACCTACCTGGCCAAGAGCGAAGGCCAGCATCATCTGATCGAGGCGATCCGCGCAGCCGGCTCCGGGGAGCCCTACATCGGACCCCGGATGGCTGCGGCGATCTGGGCCGACGCCACTATCGGCCGGCCACGGCTCACCGAACGCGAGCTCGAGGTGCTCAGCGCCTGGTTCCAGACCGAGAGCAAAGACGTCGTCGCCAAGAGTCTGTACCTTTCGCCCGCCACCGTCAAAACCCACCTGCAACGCATCCGCGCCAAATACGCTGCCGTTGGCCGACCCGCCCCCACCAAGGCCAAACTCGTTGCGCGCGCAGTACAAGACGGCTTGCTCGGTATCGACCAGCTGTGA
- a CDS encoding sensor histidine kinase yields MIDAFASDASRRNMLQQAKRITLFMRHGANLLVCAVVVVMPPLPHELAARVCAATLGAWAAYRLGSRSHDSRLVVVDYVTTLAACLATPLLVAGPHFYLSNSVPVVIAGTAVVSFTLSLPALVSLAMSIGIAAAFAVGSSGVVGWSHVGEIFNLYYFALQWVTGVLVRKMVLRVADSVDAARADRVAAELKQEVATAVREYDREQTRLLHDTVASTLLMVGDGVSLAPTRVAAQARRDLQVFSDRPWVPRARADLVAALRHNADHIATPMSYTGAQMLWLDGVTVTAVAAAAREALNNVDRHSGATGVTITIAPGQLRITDDGCGFDTTQPARGHGIANSITARMHSVGGVAELESRPGHGTTVELRWPTDAPAAAAPPADPERLIERTRAGYGLALISYACVNLLAMVPAAAIGTGHRQLQWVLAAISASATLSAVTGVLGRPGASSRVGIAVLVLASVVQAMTLPADLLGTAAQWSQNALGWCVLPLLLNERVRVGVGVLIGCWIIPGVYALIRDPSAHTVANLGYGTASILLVQLCALLFDNLIRRAAVAAGAETEARARLLAADRIADAVQAEYRRRYADLADTIRPLLLVLAAGGTVDATTARSAQIEYQRLRALFDQSAAFDHVLLRELRPISDGVQDRGVAVSTTVAGTLPAIDEGVARRLTHLIHRVLTSAHPFASARITVSGNAAGLKLSVICRGVQHATTLTGQIAADEDELDLTILDDTVWITVRHQLTEGAHNYALAGHAL; encoded by the coding sequence ATGATTGATGCCTTTGCTTCCGACGCCTCGCGGCGGAACATGCTGCAGCAGGCCAAGCGCATAACGTTGTTCATGCGCCATGGAGCCAACCTGTTGGTCTGTGCGGTCGTCGTCGTGATGCCTCCACTGCCTCACGAACTAGCCGCGCGAGTGTGTGCCGCTACGCTCGGCGCATGGGCCGCCTATCGACTGGGGTCCCGGTCGCACGATTCGCGGCTGGTGGTGGTCGACTACGTCACCACGCTCGCCGCGTGCCTGGCCACCCCGCTGTTGGTCGCGGGTCCGCACTTCTACCTGTCGAACAGCGTTCCGGTGGTGATCGCCGGCACTGCGGTTGTCAGCTTCACTCTCTCCTTGCCCGCTCTGGTCAGCCTTGCGATGAGCATCGGGATCGCCGCCGCGTTCGCCGTCGGATCTTCGGGAGTCGTCGGTTGGAGTCATGTCGGCGAAATCTTCAATCTCTACTACTTCGCGTTGCAATGGGTGACCGGAGTGTTGGTCCGGAAGATGGTGTTACGGGTCGCCGACTCCGTGGACGCGGCGCGCGCGGATCGCGTGGCCGCGGAATTGAAACAGGAGGTCGCCACCGCGGTCCGCGAGTATGACCGGGAACAAACGCGGCTGCTGCACGACACGGTCGCCTCGACGCTGCTGATGGTCGGTGATGGCGTGTCATTGGCTCCCACCCGCGTCGCCGCGCAGGCCCGCCGCGACCTGCAGGTGTTCTCCGACAGGCCCTGGGTCCCGAGGGCGCGCGCCGATCTTGTTGCGGCTCTTCGTCACAACGCGGACCACATCGCGACACCGATGTCCTATACCGGGGCTCAAATGCTATGGCTTGACGGTGTGACAGTGACGGCGGTCGCCGCCGCGGCCCGTGAAGCCCTCAACAACGTGGACCGGCATTCCGGTGCCACCGGGGTCACCATCACGATCGCACCGGGGCAGCTGCGCATCACCGACGACGGCTGCGGCTTCGACACCACGCAACCAGCCCGAGGACACGGGATCGCGAACTCGATCACCGCCCGCATGCACAGCGTCGGTGGTGTCGCCGAGCTCGAATCACGTCCTGGGCATGGCACGACCGTTGAATTGCGTTGGCCCACCGACGCACCGGCCGCTGCGGCACCGCCTGCTGATCCCGAGAGACTGATCGAACGTACTCGCGCGGGCTACGGCCTGGCACTGATTTCGTACGCGTGCGTGAACCTGCTAGCGATGGTGCCCGCCGCCGCAATTGGGACAGGGCATCGGCAGTTGCAGTGGGTGTTGGCGGCGATATCGGCTTCGGCAACCCTGTCGGCGGTCACCGGAGTGCTCGGGCGCCCAGGGGCGTCCTCCCGTGTCGGCATTGCGGTACTTGTGCTCGCCTCGGTGGTGCAAGCGATGACGCTGCCTGCCGATCTGCTCGGCACTGCGGCACAGTGGTCCCAGAATGCTCTCGGCTGGTGTGTGCTGCCACTGCTGCTCAACGAGCGGGTACGTGTCGGCGTGGGCGTGCTGATCGGCTGCTGGATCATCCCCGGCGTTTACGCCCTGATCCGGGACCCGTCGGCGCACACCGTGGCCAACCTCGGCTACGGGACGGCCAGCATCCTGCTGGTGCAGTTGTGTGCGCTGCTGTTCGACAACCTGATCCGCCGTGCGGCAGTGGCCGCCGGCGCTGAAACCGAAGCCAGGGCGCGTCTGCTTGCGGCTGACCGTATCGCCGACGCCGTGCAAGCGGAGTACCGACGTCGCTATGCCGACCTGGCCGATACCATCCGCCCGTTGCTGCTCGTCCTGGCCGCCGGCGGCACGGTTGATGCCACCACGGCGCGATCTGCGCAGATCGAATACCAGCGTCTGCGAGCACTTTTCGACCAATCAGCCGCCTTCGACCATGTTCTGCTGCGCGAGTTGCGCCCCATCAGTGATGGCGTCCAGGACCGCGGTGTTGCGGTATCCACCACCGTCGCAGGCACCTTGCCTGCCATCGATGAGGGGGTGGCACGGCGGCTCACCCACCTGATCCACCGGGTCTTGACGTCCGCCCATCCCTTTGCTTCTGCTCGAATCACCGTGTCCGGCAATGCCGCCGGACTCAAGCTCAGCGTGATCTGTCGCGGGGTTCAACACGCCACGACACTCACCGGGCAGATCGCTGCTGACGAAGATGAACTCGACCTGACCATCCTCGACGACACAGTGTGGATCACCGTGCGACACCAGCTCACCGAAGGAGCCCACAACTATGCCCTTGCCGGACATGCACTCTGA
- the dapC gene encoding succinyldiaminopimelate transaminase — translation MTLSARTKVSAALPVFPWDTLADATATARAHPDGIVDLSVGTPVDDVAPVIREALAAASASPGYPTTAGTPAVRASAVAALQRRYGITGLPEQAVLPVIGTKEVIAWLPTLLGLGAADTVVVPELAYPTYDVGARLAGAQVLRADSLTQIGPQTPALVYLNSPSNPTGKVLGVDHLRKVVGWARERGVVIASDECYLGLAWDAQPLSVLHPDVCDGDHTGLLAVHSLSKTSSLAGYRAGFVAGDPALVAELLAVRKHAGMIVPTPVQSAMVAALDDDEHERVQRDRYAKRRDALLAAVRGAGFTVDHSEAGLYLWATRGESGRATVAWLAERGILVAPGEFYGPAGEQFVRIALTATDERIAAAVCRLT, via the coding sequence GTGACCCTGTCCGCTCGAACCAAGGTCTCGGCTGCCCTGCCGGTGTTCCCCTGGGACACCCTGGCTGACGCAACCGCGACCGCGCGTGCCCATCCGGACGGCATCGTCGATCTGTCCGTCGGCACGCCTGTTGACGACGTCGCGCCGGTGATCCGGGAGGCGCTGGCCGCTGCCAGTGCCTCACCGGGTTACCCGACGACGGCCGGTACGCCGGCCGTGCGCGCGTCGGCGGTGGCTGCGCTGCAGCGCCGCTACGGCATCACCGGCCTGCCGGAGCAGGCGGTACTGCCGGTCATCGGCACCAAAGAGGTCATCGCCTGGCTGCCGACGCTGCTCGGGTTGGGGGCCGCCGACACCGTGGTGGTGCCCGAGCTGGCCTACCCGACGTACGACGTCGGTGCGCGGCTTGCCGGTGCCCAGGTGCTGCGCGCCGATTCGCTGACCCAGATCGGGCCGCAGACGCCCGCGCTGGTGTACCTGAACTCGCCCAGCAACCCGACCGGCAAGGTGCTCGGTGTCGACCATCTGCGCAAGGTTGTCGGCTGGGCGCGTGAGCGCGGTGTCGTCATCGCGTCCGATGAGTGCTACCTCGGCCTGGCCTGGGACGCCCAGCCGCTGTCGGTGCTGCATCCCGACGTCTGCGACGGCGACCACACCGGTCTGCTGGCTGTGCACTCGCTGTCCAAGACCTCGTCGCTGGCCGGCTATCGGGCCGGTTTCGTCGCCGGTGACCCGGCTCTGGTCGCGGAACTGCTCGCGGTGCGCAAGCACGCCGGCATGATCGTCCCGACGCCCGTGCAGTCCGCCATGGTCGCCGCTCTCGACGACGACGAACACGAACGCGTCCAGCGCGACCGCTACGCCAAGCGCCGCGACGCGCTGCTGGCCGCGGTCCGCGGCGCCGGTTTCACCGTCGACCACTCCGAGGCGGGTCTGTACCTGTGGGCGACCCGCGGCGAGTCCGGGCGCGCGACGGTCGCGTGGCTGGCCGAGCGCGGCATCCTCGTCGCGCCCGGCGAGTTCTACGGCCCGGCCGGCGAGCAGTTCGTGCGCATCGCACTGACCGCGACCGACGAGCGCATCGCCGCCGCGGTATGCCGCCTGACGTAG
- a CDS encoding PadR family transcriptional regulator, which translates to MALPHAILVALCEQAGSGYELANRFDRSIGYFWAATHQQIYKTLRTMGTDGWVSVEVVAQHGRPDKKVYTVTDAGRAELERWIAEPLTGRGSSVTDARTRELAVKLRGATYGSADSTAALCEQIRALRAERAALLDTYRGYEKRQFPDPSWLTGSALHQYLVLRGGIRAEEGSVDWLDEVLLALRGNR; encoded by the coding sequence GTGGCTCTCCCCCACGCCATCCTTGTGGCGCTGTGCGAACAAGCCGGTTCCGGTTACGAACTGGCCAACCGGTTCGACCGATCGATCGGCTACTTCTGGGCCGCCACCCATCAGCAGATTTACAAGACGCTGCGCACCATGGGCACCGACGGCTGGGTCAGCGTCGAGGTCGTCGCGCAGCACGGGCGTCCGGACAAGAAGGTCTACACGGTGACGGACGCCGGCCGGGCCGAACTCGAACGCTGGATCGCCGAACCCCTCACCGGCCGCGGCAGTTCCGTGACCGACGCTCGTACGCGCGAACTCGCGGTGAAACTGCGCGGTGCGACGTACGGGTCCGCGGACAGCACCGCAGCCCTGTGCGAGCAGATTCGCGCGCTGCGCGCCGAACGCGCCGCGCTGCTCGACACCTACCGCGGCTATGAGAAACGTCAGTTCCCCGACCCGTCCTGGCTCACCGGCAGCGCGCTGCATCAGTACCTGGTGCTGCGCGGCGGTATCCGCGCCGAGGAGGGATCGGTGGACTGGTTGGACGAAGTTCTGCTGGCATTGAGAGGAAACCGATGA